In Apium graveolens cultivar Ventura chromosome 10, ASM990537v1, whole genome shotgun sequence, the following are encoded in one genomic region:
- the LOC141690159 gene encoding mitochondrial import receptor subunit TOM7-1-like, whose amino-acid sequence MASKLTLKAKGKSTMSSTSNNKIISRGGGKGGFGDMMEIPKPVKEWPTWFLKKAKVVAHYGFIPLIIVVGMNTDPKPSIAQLLSPV is encoded by the coding sequence ATGGCATCAAAACTAACACTAAAGGCGAAGGGGAAGTCAACCATGAGCTCTACAAGCAACAACAAGATTATCTCAAGAGGCGGTGGCAAAGGTGGATTCGGCGACATGATGGAAATACCCAAACCTGTTAAAGAATGGCCCACTTGGTTCCTCAAAAAGGCCAAGGTTGTTGCTCACTATGGATTCATTCCGTTGATCATTGTTGTTGGGATGAATACGGACCCCAAGCCTTCTATTGCCCAGCTTCTAAGCCCCGTTTGA